ATCGCGTTCCGCTATGCCGCCGGTATCAACGGTTCGGTGGACGATATTGCGGGGATTCTGTCAGAAAACCGGCGGGTTCTGGGCATGATGCCGCATCCGGAGCGCGCGGTCGATGACGATCATGGCGGCACGGATGGGGCCGCGATGTTCGCCTCCCTCGCCGGAGCGCTTGCCGCGGTTTGAGTGAAAAGCTTGGCAGAATGCGTCGGTTTGCCTAGATTTCCTGTATCGAAGCCGTTGCGGATTGCGCCTTGTGAGAATTGACGCGCCCGAAGATGACCTGCCGGCTCGTTCCGGTAAAGAGGCTGCGCCCAGCCCCTGGGTTGCGCGCCTGGCGACGCTGCTGTTTCTCATTCTCGCCGGGCTGGTCTTGTGGGCGACCAGTTTTTGGCTGAGCGATCGGTTTTCCGAAAATACCCGGGTGAGGGCCGAACTGCGCTCGACGCTGTACGCCGGGCAGTTGCAGTCTGAATTGCAGCGCAATGCCGTCGTGCCGATGATGCTGGCCCGCGATCCGGCGGTGATTTCGGCGCTGGCATCGGATGATTATGCGTTCACCTCCGCCCGTCTGATCTCGGCGCAGAAGGAAATCGGTGTCGCCTCCATCCGGCTGCTGGATGCCTCGGGGCGCACAGTCGCGGCGACGGACCGGCAGTTGCTGGGCACGAATTATGTCTCCGCACCGTATTTCGTCGACGCCATGCGGGCGCGGGATACGGTGTTCACCGTCGCGCCGGAAGATCAGGGCGGGCGATATGAATTCGTCTACTCACGCGCGATTGCGGACAGTTCCGGTACGCTTGGCGTGATCGTGGTCAGCACCGATCTTTCGCGTCTCGAACAAAGCTGGGCCGGGATTGCCGAAGCCGTGGCGGTCACGGATTCGACCGGGCAGGTGATCCTGTCGACCGAAAGCCGCTGGCTCGGCCTGCCGCTGGACGAGGCGCTGTCGGTGCGCCCGGTGCCAAGCGCCATCGAGCGTGCCTTTGCGGTCACCTCGGACTGGACGAATACGCCGATTGACGCTTGGGTAAAGGGCCGGGCGGTCATGCAGACCGAAACCCGTATTCCGTTCCGTGGCTGGCGGATGTTCAACTTCACCACCTATGAGTCGGTGCGGGAGCGGATTCTGGCGGTTCTGGCGCTGGAGGCGATGATATTTGCCGTGCTGGCGGCTGTGGTGTTTTACCTGCTGTCACGAAGGGCGCAGCGTCGCAGTGTCGCCTATATGCGCGAATCCGCCGATCTCAGGGCGCTGAACTCCCGGCTGACGCGCGAGATCGCGGAGCGGGAGCGGGTGCAGCGCGAATTGCGGGTGGCGGAGCAGACGGTCCAGCAATCCTCAAAACTCGCCGCTTTGGGGGAGATGTCGGCAGGCGTCAGTCACGAACTCAACCAGCCTCTGGCAGCGATGAAGACCTATCTGGCGGGCGCGCGGCTGCTGCTCGAACGGGGTCGCGCGGTAGAGGCGCTGTCGAGTTTTCAGCGTATCGACGATCTCGTCGACCGGATGGGGGCCATTGCCCGGCAGCTCAAATCCTATGCTCGCAAGGGGGGCGAGGCGTTTGAGCCGGTCGATCTGCGCCACGCCCTGTCCAACGCGCTGACCATGATGGAGCCGCAGCTTCGCACCCGCCCGATCCGCATCATCCGCAACCTGCCGCGCCGTCCGGTGATGGTGTATTGCGACCAGATCCGGCTGGAGCAGGTGCTGATCAACCTCTTGCGCAATGCGATTGACGCCACCAAGTCGCAGGAAGATGCAGAGATTGAAATCGCGATCGAGGCCGGGGCTCAAGCCCTTGTGACGATTCGTGACAACGGACCCGGCGTCAGCGATCTGGACAAGCTGTTCGAACCGTTCTTCACCACGAAGAAGCCCGGAGAGGGCACCGGGTTGGGGCTTGCGATTTCATCCGGGATCGTTTCCGATTTCGGCGGCAGGCTGACCGCGCATAATGCCGAACATGGCACCGGCGCGGTTTTCGAACTGACCTTGCCACTTTACGATCCCGATGATGGGCGAAATCAGGCGCCTCTGGCCGCAGAATGAAAAAGAAAGGCAGAGCATGACCAAGACATTGCGGATTGCCGTCGTGGATGACGAGCCGGATATGCGTGAATCGATCAGCCAGTGGCTGGTATTGTCGGGGTTCAATACGGTGACTTTCGCTTCGGCGGAGGATGCGCTGAAGGAAATCGGCCCGGACTGGCCCGGCGTCGTGATCACGGATATTCGCATGCCGGGTATGGACGGGATCGCGTTTCTGAAGCGGCTGATGAATATCGATTCCGCACTGCCGGTCATCATGATCACCGGACATGGCGATGTGCCGATGGCCGTGGAGGCGATGCGGATCGGGGCGATGGATTTCATGGAAAAACCCTTCAAGCCGGACCGGATGACCGAGCTGGCGAAGAAGGCGACCCATGCCCGCCGGATGACGCTGGACAACCGCGCCATCCGCCGCGATCTGTCGGAAGGACAGCAGGTCATGTCGAAGCTGGTCGGCCAGTCTGCGGCGATGGAGCGGCTGCGGGAGGATATTCTCGATCTCGGGCAGGCTGATGGTCATGTGCTGATCGACGGGGAAACCGGGGTCGGCAAGACGCTGGTCGCCCATGCGCTTCATGCGGTCGGACCGCGCGCGGGCAAGAAATTTGTCCCCATTGCCTGCGCTGCATTCGACGCAGAGCAACTCGGCGCGCGATTATTCGGCCCTCTGGAAGACGGGCTTCCCGCAGTTGAGGAGGCCCGGGGCGGCACGCTGTGTCTGGAGGATATCGAGGCGCTGCCCGATGCGCTGCAGGCGCGTCTGCTGGGCTTTATCTCAGAACAGGGTAACCCGGCGGAGACACGGATCATCGCCATTTCCAATGCAAGGGGCGGGGGCCACAAGCCCGAGGACTCGCTGCGTCCCGATCTGTTTTACCGCCTGTCCGCCCTTCAGATCACCGTGCCGCCGCTGCGCAGCCGGGGCGAGGATATTCTGGCGCTGTTCACCCGCATGACGGAGGAATTCGCTGATGAATATGGCTGTGATCCGCCGCAGGTGAACGCGCAGGAGGCGGCGCAGCTTTTGCAGGCGCCTTGGCCCGGCAATGTCCGGCAACTGATCAATGTCGCGGAGCGGGCGGTGCTGCAAAACCGGCGCGGCTCGGGTTCCATAACCTCCCTGCTGATGGCCGAGGGGGATGAGGAGCAGCCGCAGGCGACCACGACCGAGGGCAAGCCGCTCAAGGAATATGTCGAGAGTTTTGAGAAAATGCTGATCGACAACACCATGCGCCGCCATAAGGGTTCGATAGCCGCTGTGATGGACGAGCTGTGCCTGCCGCGCCGCACGCTGAACGAGAAAATGGCGAAATACGGGTTGCAACGCGGCGATTATCGCTGAACAGGGGCGGCGGTTCCGGCGGCTGCGCGTATTAAGCCGGAATTTACCTGCGCGCGAGGAAAATGCGATTGCCCATTGAACTTCCTCGCCTCTCGCCTTTATGTTCGGACTATGCGCGGAGCTTTTCATTTGACTGAATGACCGCGCCATCAGTTTCGCAGCGGAAGCTGACGCGCCACAAGCCGTCACTCCTGCCGAGAAAACCGTCCCGAGGCGTAATACGCTCAGGGGCCGATATTAGCTGCCCCGTGGCTTTGGTCCGGGGCCAAGAGGTAACAGACGCGATGCATCGCGCGGGATATAGTTTGGCCGGAAACAGGTGGGGATCGCTCTCCGCTGCGCCCTGTATCATCGCAACCGCGTCCCCAGCACACCGCAGTAACATCACGCCTCCGGCCTCAGGCCGGGACGGAATGCTGCGCGAAAGAAAACCAAATGGCAAAGAAAATGCTAATCGACGCGACGCACGCGGAAGAGACCCGCGTCGTCGTGGTGGATGGAACCAAAGTCGAGGAATTTGATTTCGAGACGGTCAACAAGCGGCAGCTTGCTGGCAATATTTATCTGGCGAAGGTGACGCGGGTCGAACCCTCGCTTCAGGCCGCGTTCGTGGATTATGGCGGAAACCGTCATGGTTTCCTCGCCTTCGCGGAAATTCACCCGGATTATTACCAGATCCCGGCTGCGGATCGCCAGGCGCTGCTTGACGAGGAAC
The genomic region above belongs to Paracoccus sp. SCSIO 75233 and contains:
- a CDS encoding sigma-54 dependent transcriptional regulator gives rise to the protein MTKTLRIAVVDDEPDMRESISQWLVLSGFNTVTFASAEDALKEIGPDWPGVVITDIRMPGMDGIAFLKRLMNIDSALPVIMITGHGDVPMAVEAMRIGAMDFMEKPFKPDRMTELAKKATHARRMTLDNRAIRRDLSEGQQVMSKLVGQSAAMERLREDILDLGQADGHVLIDGETGVGKTLVAHALHAVGPRAGKKFVPIACAAFDAEQLGARLFGPLEDGLPAVEEARGGTLCLEDIEALPDALQARLLGFISEQGNPAETRIIAISNARGGGHKPEDSLRPDLFYRLSALQITVPPLRSRGEDILALFTRMTEEFADEYGCDPPQVNAQEAAQLLQAPWPGNVRQLINVAERAVLQNRRGSGSITSLLMAEGDEEQPQATTTEGKPLKEYVESFEKMLIDNTMRRHKGSIAAVMDELCLPRRTLNEKMAKYGLQRGDYR
- a CDS encoding ATP-binding protein; translated protein: MATLLFLILAGLVLWATSFWLSDRFSENTRVRAELRSTLYAGQLQSELQRNAVVPMMLARDPAVISALASDDYAFTSARLISAQKEIGVASIRLLDASGRTVAATDRQLLGTNYVSAPYFVDAMRARDTVFTVAPEDQGGRYEFVYSRAIADSSGTLGVIVVSTDLSRLEQSWAGIAEAVAVTDSTGQVILSTESRWLGLPLDEALSVRPVPSAIERAFAVTSDWTNTPIDAWVKGRAVMQTETRIPFRGWRMFNFTTYESVRERILAVLALEAMIFAVLAAVVFYLLSRRAQRRSVAYMRESADLRALNSRLTREIAERERVQRELRVAEQTVQQSSKLAALGEMSAGVSHELNQPLAAMKTYLAGARLLLERGRAVEALSSFQRIDDLVDRMGAIARQLKSYARKGGEAFEPVDLRHALSNALTMMEPQLRTRPIRIIRNLPRRPVMVYCDQIRLEQVLINLLRNAIDATKSQEDAEIEIAIEAGAQALVTIRDNGPGVSDLDKLFEPFFTTKKPGEGTGLGLAISSGIVSDFGGRLTAHNAEHGTGAVFELTLPLYDPDDGRNQAPLAAE